The following are from one region of the Quercus robur chromosome 1, dhQueRobu3.1, whole genome shotgun sequence genome:
- the LOC126719433 gene encoding probable CoA ligase CCL12 isoform X2: MRKSISEVGVEDFVKAGLTIEEAKEFQRVLKEAVFGAKGSDPREVWRSLVAQRVLKSWHPHALHQLVYYSVYANWDSLTNGPPLYWFPSLDQSKHTNLGRLMEKYGSKLLETSYKDPITNFSHFQNFSAQHPEAYWSIVLKELSVSFHEAPKYILDTSNKSKQGGTWFPGSVLNIAECCLLPRTHPRKEDDSVAVVWRDEGCDDSNINHMTLKELRERVMLVANALDAVFSKGDAIAIDMPMTINAVIIYLAIILAGFIVVSIADSFAAKEIATRLRVSKAKGIFTQDFILRGGRKFPLYSRVVEAAPYKAIVLPVIGNDVGIQLREQDLSWKEFLSSANHHPRSNNYIPVYQPVESVINILFSSGTTGEPKAIPWTQLSPIRCAADSWAHIDVQVGDVFCWPTNLGWVMGPILLYSCFLSGATLALYHGSPLGHGFGKFVQDAGVTILGTVPSIVKAWKNTKCMKGLDWTRIKSFGSTGEASNVDDDLWLSSQSYYNPIIECCGGTELASSYIQGCPLQPQAFGTFSTASMTTGFVILDEHGIPYHDQACVGEVGLFPLYMGATERLLNADHDEVYFKGMPMYKGMHLRRHGDIIKRTVGGYFTVQGRADDTMNIGGIKTSSVEIERVCDRADECILETAAISVAPVDGGPEQLFIFVVLKKGSSIEPDKLKILFSRTIQSNLNPLFKVNYVKIVPEFPLERLLTSY, from the exons ATGAGGAAGAGCATAAGCGAAGTCGGAGTGGAGGACTTTGTGAAGGCAGGGCTAACCATAGAGGAGGCCAAAGAATTCCAAAGGGTACTCAAAGAAGCAGTTTTTGGAGCCAAAGGGTCTGACCCAAGAGAGGTTTGGCGATCACTGGTGGCTCAAAGGGTGCTAAAGTCATGGCACCCACATGCGCTGCATCAGCTAGTCTACTACTCGGTCTATGCCAATTGGGACTCCCTCACCAATGGTCCTCCTCTCTACTGGTTCCCTTCTCT AGATCAGTCTAAACATACAAACTTGGGACGTTTGATGGAAAAGTATGGTTCAAAGCTATTAGAAACATCATACAAGGATCCTATTACAAATTTCAGCCACTTTCAGAACTTCTCTGCTCAGCATCCTGAG GCTTACTGGTCTATTGTTCTAAAAGAGCTTTCAGTTTCATTTCATGAGGCCCCAAAGTACATTTTAGATACTTCCAACAAATCGAAACAAGGGGGAACATGGTTTCCAGGTTCAGTTTTGAATATTGCTGAGTGTTGTTTGCTACCTAGAACTCATCCAAGAAAAGAAGATGACAGTGTGGCTGTTGTGTGGAGGGATGAAGGCTGTGATGATTCCAATATTAATCACATGACACTGAAAGAACTTCGAGAACGAGTAAT GTTGGTGGCAAATGCACTGGATGCAGTATTTTCAAAGGGTGATGCAATTGCAATTGATATGCCAATGACAATCAATGCAGTTATCATATATTTGGCAATTATACTAGCGGGATTTATTGTTGTATCAATAGCTGACAGTTTTGCAGCAAAGGAAATTGCAACTCGTTTGCGTGTGTCAAAAGCAAAGGGTATCTTCACTCAG GATTTTATATTAAGAGGAGGCAGGAAGTTTCCTTTGTACAG TCGAGTTGTTGAAGCTGCTCCTTATAAAGCTATAGTGCTCCCTGTTATTGGTAATGATGTGGGCATTCAGTTAAGAGAACAGGATTTGTCGTGGAAAGAATTTCTTTCTAGTGCCAATCACCATCCGAG ATCAAATAATTATATTCCAGTCTATCAACCAGTGGAATCCGTGATTAATATACTTTTTTCATCTGGAACCACAG GAGAACCAAAAGCTATTCCATGGACACAGCTTTCACCAATTCGATGTGCTGCTGATTCATGGGCTCACATTGATGTTCAAGTTGGAGATGTTTTCTGCTGGCCCACAAATTTGGGATGGGTGATGGGACCGATCTTACTCTACTCTTGCTTTCTATCTGGTGCAACTCTTGCACTCTATCATGGATCACCTCTTGGCCATGGCTTTGGAAAATTTGTTCAG gaTGCAGGAGTGACTATTTTGGGTACAGTTCCCAGCATAGTAAAAGCTTGGAAGAATACAAAATGTATGAAAGGCTTAGATTGGACAAGGATAAA ATCATTTGGATCCACAGGGGAAGCATCCAATGTTGATGATGACCTTTGGCTTTCTTCACAATCTTATTACAACCCCATTATAGAATGTTGTGGTGGCACAGAACTTGCGTCATCTTATATCCAAGGATGTCCACTGCAGCCGCAAGCTTTTGGAACCTTTAGCACAGCATCAATGACAACAGGCTTTGTCATCCTTGATGAACATGGGATACCATAT CATGATCAAGCTTGTGTTGGTGAAGTTGGTTTATTCCCCCTATACATGGGAGCAACTGAGAGATTGCTTAATGCCGATCATGATGAAGTTTATTTCAAGGGAATGCCAATGTACAAAGGAATG CACCTCAGGAGACATGGAGATATCATTAAGAGAACTGTTGGAGGATATTTCACTGTTCAGGGTAGGGCTGATGACACTATGAACATTGGAGGTATTAAG ACAAGTTCTGTTGAAATTGAGCGTGTATGTGACCGTGCTGATGAATGCATCTTGGAGACTGCTGCAATCAGTGTTGCACCCGTAGATGGTGGTCCAGAACAGTTGTTCATATTTGTAGTCTTAAAGAAAGGATCTTCTATTGAACCAGACAAGCTGAAAATCCTTTTCTCAAGGACAATTCAAAGCAACCTCAACCCGTTGTTTAAG
- the LOC126719433 gene encoding probable CoA ligase CCL12 isoform X4: MRKSISEVGVEDFVKAGLTIEEAKEFQRVLKEAVFGAKGSDPREVWRSLVAQRVLKSWHPHALHQLVYYSVYANWDSLTNGPPLYWFPSLDQSKHTNLGRLMEKYGSKLLETSYKDPITNFSHFQNFSAQHPEAYWSIVLKELSVSFHEAPKYILDTSNKSKQGGTWFPGSVLNIAECCLLPRTHPRKEDDSVAVVWRDEGCDDSNINHMTLKELRERVMLVANALDAVFSKGDAIAIDMPMTINAVIIYLAIILAGFIVVSIADSFAAKEIATRLRVSKAKGIFTQDFILRGGRKFPLYSRVVEAAPYKAIVLPVIGNDVGIQLREQDLSWKEFLSSANHHPRSNNYIPVYQPVESVINILFSSGTTGEPKAIPWTQLSPIRCAADSWAHIDVQVGDVFCWPTNLGWVMGPILLYSCFLSGATLALYHGSPLGHGFGKFVQDAGVTILGTVPSIVKAWKNTKCMKGLDWTRIKSFGSTGEASNVDDDLWLSSQSYYNPIIECCGGTELASSYIQGCPLQPQAFGTFSTASMTTGFVILDEHGIPYHDQACVGEVGLFPLYMGATERLLNADHDEVYFKGMPMYKGMHLRRHGDIIKRTVGGYFTVQGRADDTMNIGGIKTSSVEIERVCDRADECILETAAISVAPVDDSCSYL, encoded by the exons ATGAGGAAGAGCATAAGCGAAGTCGGAGTGGAGGACTTTGTGAAGGCAGGGCTAACCATAGAGGAGGCCAAAGAATTCCAAAGGGTACTCAAAGAAGCAGTTTTTGGAGCCAAAGGGTCTGACCCAAGAGAGGTTTGGCGATCACTGGTGGCTCAAAGGGTGCTAAAGTCATGGCACCCACATGCGCTGCATCAGCTAGTCTACTACTCGGTCTATGCCAATTGGGACTCCCTCACCAATGGTCCTCCTCTCTACTGGTTCCCTTCTCT AGATCAGTCTAAACATACAAACTTGGGACGTTTGATGGAAAAGTATGGTTCAAAGCTATTAGAAACATCATACAAGGATCCTATTACAAATTTCAGCCACTTTCAGAACTTCTCTGCTCAGCATCCTGAG GCTTACTGGTCTATTGTTCTAAAAGAGCTTTCAGTTTCATTTCATGAGGCCCCAAAGTACATTTTAGATACTTCCAACAAATCGAAACAAGGGGGAACATGGTTTCCAGGTTCAGTTTTGAATATTGCTGAGTGTTGTTTGCTACCTAGAACTCATCCAAGAAAAGAAGATGACAGTGTGGCTGTTGTGTGGAGGGATGAAGGCTGTGATGATTCCAATATTAATCACATGACACTGAAAGAACTTCGAGAACGAGTAAT GTTGGTGGCAAATGCACTGGATGCAGTATTTTCAAAGGGTGATGCAATTGCAATTGATATGCCAATGACAATCAATGCAGTTATCATATATTTGGCAATTATACTAGCGGGATTTATTGTTGTATCAATAGCTGACAGTTTTGCAGCAAAGGAAATTGCAACTCGTTTGCGTGTGTCAAAAGCAAAGGGTATCTTCACTCAG GATTTTATATTAAGAGGAGGCAGGAAGTTTCCTTTGTACAG TCGAGTTGTTGAAGCTGCTCCTTATAAAGCTATAGTGCTCCCTGTTATTGGTAATGATGTGGGCATTCAGTTAAGAGAACAGGATTTGTCGTGGAAAGAATTTCTTTCTAGTGCCAATCACCATCCGAG ATCAAATAATTATATTCCAGTCTATCAACCAGTGGAATCCGTGATTAATATACTTTTTTCATCTGGAACCACAG GAGAACCAAAAGCTATTCCATGGACACAGCTTTCACCAATTCGATGTGCTGCTGATTCATGGGCTCACATTGATGTTCAAGTTGGAGATGTTTTCTGCTGGCCCACAAATTTGGGATGGGTGATGGGACCGATCTTACTCTACTCTTGCTTTCTATCTGGTGCAACTCTTGCACTCTATCATGGATCACCTCTTGGCCATGGCTTTGGAAAATTTGTTCAG gaTGCAGGAGTGACTATTTTGGGTACAGTTCCCAGCATAGTAAAAGCTTGGAAGAATACAAAATGTATGAAAGGCTTAGATTGGACAAGGATAAA ATCATTTGGATCCACAGGGGAAGCATCCAATGTTGATGATGACCTTTGGCTTTCTTCACAATCTTATTACAACCCCATTATAGAATGTTGTGGTGGCACAGAACTTGCGTCATCTTATATCCAAGGATGTCCACTGCAGCCGCAAGCTTTTGGAACCTTTAGCACAGCATCAATGACAACAGGCTTTGTCATCCTTGATGAACATGGGATACCATAT CATGATCAAGCTTGTGTTGGTGAAGTTGGTTTATTCCCCCTATACATGGGAGCAACTGAGAGATTGCTTAATGCCGATCATGATGAAGTTTATTTCAAGGGAATGCCAATGTACAAAGGAATG CACCTCAGGAGACATGGAGATATCATTAAGAGAACTGTTGGAGGATATTTCACTGTTCAGGGTAGGGCTGATGACACTATGAACATTGGAGGTATTAAG
- the LOC126719433 gene encoding probable CoA ligase CCL12 isoform X1 produces the protein MRKSISEVGVEDFVKAGLTIEEAKEFQRVLKEAVFGAKGSDPREVWRSLVAQRVLKSWHPHALHQLVYYSVYANWDSLTNGPPLYWFPSLDQSKHTNLGRLMEKYGSKLLETSYKDPITNFSHFQNFSAQHPEAYWSIVLKELSVSFHEAPKYILDTSNKSKQGGTWFPGSVLNIAECCLLPRTHPRKEDDSVAVVWRDEGCDDSNINHMTLKELRERVMLVANALDAVFSKGDAIAIDMPMTINAVIIYLAIILAGFIVVSIADSFAAKEIATRLRVSKAKGIFTQDFILRGGRKFPLYSRVVEAAPYKAIVLPVIGNDVGIQLREQDLSWKEFLSSANHHPRSNNYIPVYQPVESVINILFSSGTTGEPKAIPWTQLSPIRCAADSWAHIDVQVGDVFCWPTNLGWVMGPILLYSCFLSGATLALYHGSPLGHGFGKFVQDAGVTILGTVPSIVKAWKNTKCMKGLDWTRIKSFGSTGEASNVDDDLWLSSQSYYNPIIECCGGTELASSYIQGCPLQPQAFGTFSTASMTTGFVILDEHGIPYHDQACVGEVGLFPLYMGATERLLNADHDEVYFKGMPMYKGMHLRRHGDIIKRTVGGYFTVQGRADDTMNIGGIKTSSVEIERVCDRADECILETAAISVAPVDGGPEQLFIFVVLKKGSSIEPDKLKILFSRTIQSNLNPLFKVNYVKIVPEFPRTASNKLLRRVLRDQMKHELSTRSKI, from the exons ATGAGGAAGAGCATAAGCGAAGTCGGAGTGGAGGACTTTGTGAAGGCAGGGCTAACCATAGAGGAGGCCAAAGAATTCCAAAGGGTACTCAAAGAAGCAGTTTTTGGAGCCAAAGGGTCTGACCCAAGAGAGGTTTGGCGATCACTGGTGGCTCAAAGGGTGCTAAAGTCATGGCACCCACATGCGCTGCATCAGCTAGTCTACTACTCGGTCTATGCCAATTGGGACTCCCTCACCAATGGTCCTCCTCTCTACTGGTTCCCTTCTCT AGATCAGTCTAAACATACAAACTTGGGACGTTTGATGGAAAAGTATGGTTCAAAGCTATTAGAAACATCATACAAGGATCCTATTACAAATTTCAGCCACTTTCAGAACTTCTCTGCTCAGCATCCTGAG GCTTACTGGTCTATTGTTCTAAAAGAGCTTTCAGTTTCATTTCATGAGGCCCCAAAGTACATTTTAGATACTTCCAACAAATCGAAACAAGGGGGAACATGGTTTCCAGGTTCAGTTTTGAATATTGCTGAGTGTTGTTTGCTACCTAGAACTCATCCAAGAAAAGAAGATGACAGTGTGGCTGTTGTGTGGAGGGATGAAGGCTGTGATGATTCCAATATTAATCACATGACACTGAAAGAACTTCGAGAACGAGTAAT GTTGGTGGCAAATGCACTGGATGCAGTATTTTCAAAGGGTGATGCAATTGCAATTGATATGCCAATGACAATCAATGCAGTTATCATATATTTGGCAATTATACTAGCGGGATTTATTGTTGTATCAATAGCTGACAGTTTTGCAGCAAAGGAAATTGCAACTCGTTTGCGTGTGTCAAAAGCAAAGGGTATCTTCACTCAG GATTTTATATTAAGAGGAGGCAGGAAGTTTCCTTTGTACAG TCGAGTTGTTGAAGCTGCTCCTTATAAAGCTATAGTGCTCCCTGTTATTGGTAATGATGTGGGCATTCAGTTAAGAGAACAGGATTTGTCGTGGAAAGAATTTCTTTCTAGTGCCAATCACCATCCGAG ATCAAATAATTATATTCCAGTCTATCAACCAGTGGAATCCGTGATTAATATACTTTTTTCATCTGGAACCACAG GAGAACCAAAAGCTATTCCATGGACACAGCTTTCACCAATTCGATGTGCTGCTGATTCATGGGCTCACATTGATGTTCAAGTTGGAGATGTTTTCTGCTGGCCCACAAATTTGGGATGGGTGATGGGACCGATCTTACTCTACTCTTGCTTTCTATCTGGTGCAACTCTTGCACTCTATCATGGATCACCTCTTGGCCATGGCTTTGGAAAATTTGTTCAG gaTGCAGGAGTGACTATTTTGGGTACAGTTCCCAGCATAGTAAAAGCTTGGAAGAATACAAAATGTATGAAAGGCTTAGATTGGACAAGGATAAA ATCATTTGGATCCACAGGGGAAGCATCCAATGTTGATGATGACCTTTGGCTTTCTTCACAATCTTATTACAACCCCATTATAGAATGTTGTGGTGGCACAGAACTTGCGTCATCTTATATCCAAGGATGTCCACTGCAGCCGCAAGCTTTTGGAACCTTTAGCACAGCATCAATGACAACAGGCTTTGTCATCCTTGATGAACATGGGATACCATAT CATGATCAAGCTTGTGTTGGTGAAGTTGGTTTATTCCCCCTATACATGGGAGCAACTGAGAGATTGCTTAATGCCGATCATGATGAAGTTTATTTCAAGGGAATGCCAATGTACAAAGGAATG CACCTCAGGAGACATGGAGATATCATTAAGAGAACTGTTGGAGGATATTTCACTGTTCAGGGTAGGGCTGATGACACTATGAACATTGGAGGTATTAAG ACAAGTTCTGTTGAAATTGAGCGTGTATGTGACCGTGCTGATGAATGCATCTTGGAGACTGCTGCAATCAGTGTTGCACCCGTAGATGGTGGTCCAGAACAGTTGTTCATATTTGTAGTCTTAAAGAAAGGATCTTCTATTGAACCAGACAAGCTGAAAATCCTTTTCTCAAGGACAATTCAAAGCAACCTCAACCCGTTGTTTAAG GTGAATTATGTTAAGATTGTTCCGGAGTTTCCTAGAACGGCTTCTAACAAGTTACTGAGAAGGGTTCTGAGAGACCAAATGAAGCATGAGCTCTCAACTCGGAGTAAAATTTAA